The Streptomyces sp. NBC_01276 genome contains the following window.
CGGGTAGGTCTCCGTCACCAGTTCGTCCAGCAGCAGCTTCCCCTGCCGGTACAGCTCGGCGTACAGGGCGATGTCGCGCTGGGGGCGCGAGGACCCGTACCGGCAGCCCATGATCGTCTTGTCCAGGTACATGGACGACACGAGGAAGGACGCCTCCTCCTTGAAGCCGGGCACGCCGAGCAGGACGGCCTGCCCGTGCCGGTCCAGCAGGTCGATCGCCTGCCGGATCAGCTTGACACTGCCCACGCACTCGAAGGCGTGGTCCGCGCCCGTCGGCAGGATCTCGCGGACGGCGGCCGGGGTGTCCGCCACCGCCGAGGCGTCGATGAAGTGGGTGGCGCCGAACTGCCGGGCCACCGCCTCCTTGGCCGGGTTCGCGTCCACCGCCACGATGGTGGTGGCTCCCGCGATCCGCGCGCCCTGGAGCACGTTGAGCCCGATGCCGCCGGTGCCGATGACGACCACCGACTCGCCCCGGTCCACCTTCGCCCGGTTCAGGACGGCCCCGACGCCCGTGAGCACCCCGCAGCCGATCAGCGCGGCCGAGGCCGGCGGGATGTCTGCGGGGATCTTCACCGCCTGGACGGCCCTGACGATCGTGCGCTCCGCGAAGGCCGAGTTGGAGGCGAACTGGTAGAGCGGCTTCCCGCCGCGGGAGAACGGCTGCTGCGGCATCCCGATCGCCTTGCGGCACATGGTGGGCCGGCCCCGGTCGCAGTCGGCGCACGCCCCGCAGTTCGCGAGCGTCGACAGGGCCACGTGGTCGCCGGGCGCCACGTGCGTGACCCCGGCGCCGACCGCCTCCACCACCCCCGCGCCCTCGTGCCCGAGCACCACCGGCGGCGGGAACGGGATCGTCCCGTCGATCACCGACAGGTCGCTGTGGCACAGCCCCGCCGCACCGATCGCGACGAGCACCTCCCCCGGCCCCGGATCCCGGATCTCCAGGTCCGCGACCACCTGGGCCTGCTTGCCGTCGAACACGACGCCTCTCACCTGGGCTCCTTAGGCAGGCCGAGCACCCGCTCGGCGATGATGTTCCGCTGGATCTCGTCCGAGCCGCCGTAGATGGTGTCGGCGCGGGTGAACAGGAAGAGGCGCTGTTCCTCGTCGAGCCCCGCCCCGTACGGGACCTGCGGCGACCACGGGCCGGGTCCGGCGGTCGCCGCCGCGCCCCGTACGGCCACGGCCAGCTCGCCGAGCCGCCGGTGCCAGCGGCCCCACAGCAGCTTGGCCACGCTCGGCGCGCCCGCGTCCCCGGCGGTCCCGAGGGTGCGCAGGGCGTTCCACCGCATGGTCCGCAGCTCGGCCCACTGGCGTACGAGGTCGTCGCGCAGGGCGGGGTCGGGGGCTGCGGAGGCCACGTAGGCGTCGATCACCCGTTCCAGTTCGGCCGCGAAGCCGATCTGCTGGACGAGGGTGGACACGCCCCGTTCGAGGGCGAGCAGGCCCATGGCGACGGTCCAGCCGTTGCCCTCCCCGCCGACGACGTCGGTGGCGAC
Protein-coding sequences here:
- a CDS encoding Zn-dependent alcohol dehydrogenase, with translation MRGVVFDGKQAQVVADLEIRDPGPGEVLVAIGAAGLCHSDLSVIDGTIPFPPPVVLGHEGAGVVEAVGAGVTHVAPGDHVALSTLANCGACADCDRGRPTMCRKAIGMPQQPFSRGGKPLYQFASNSAFAERTIVRAVQAVKIPADIPPASAALIGCGVLTGVGAVLNRAKVDRGESVVVIGTGGIGLNVLQGARIAGATTIVAVDANPAKEAVARQFGATHFIDASAVADTPAAVREILPTGADHAFECVGSVKLIRQAIDLLDRHGQAVLLGVPGFKEEASFLVSSMYLDKTIMGCRYGSSRPQRDIALYAELYRQGKLLLDELVTETYPVEDFAKAVDDAHHGRVARGVLTF